The Chryseobacterium sp. LJ668 genome segment AGGTGCAAAACCTTCTGAAGTTAGAAATCAGATTTTGCTTGAAAGTGTGGTCATCACTCTCAGCTCGGGATTGCTCGGCTTTATTCTCGGTATTTTGGTGCTAATGATATTCAATATGCTGACTCAAAATCAGGATGAGTTCCCTTTCTATAATCCGACCGTCAACTACGGAAATGTTTTTGCCGCCATGTCGGTGATGGTGATTTTAGGTTTAATTATCGGGATGATTCCTGCGCAAAGAGCGGTGAAAATACGACCGATTGAAGCATTAAGAAGTGAATAACATTTGGAATACAGATTTAGAGATTAGTTTTTAATCTTAAACTAAATTAAATATTAAATAAAAAAAATAAACTATTATATGAAAAAGAAGTTCACCTGGAAAAAAGCCATTTATATCGTATTGGGACTCTTATTTGCGCTTGCATTATTTTCGGGAATCAGTTATTTGGTTACATCAAATTCTAAAGAAAGTGAAGCTTTTCTTACCAGAAAACCAACCGTTCAGAATATGGACGATAAAGTGATGGCTACGGGGAAAATTATTCCTAAAGAGGAAATTGAAATAAAACCAAATATCGCAGGAATTATCGATAAAATTTTAGTTGATGAAGGAGACAGGGTAGAAGCCGGACAGCTGATTGCGACAGTGAAAATTATTCCCAATATCGCTGAAGTAAACAATGCTCAGCAGGAAGTTCTTAATTCCCAGCTTCAGATCAGCAATGCCAGAATGAATGTTGATAACATGCAAAAGCAATTTGCGATGCAGCAGAAATTATATACTCAAGGTGTAATTTCAAAGCAGGAATATCTGAATTCTCAACAACAGTTATTTTCTACACAGCAAGGCCTGAAAAATGCCAATCAGCAGCTTCAGACCGCTCAGAAGAGATTACAGATTGTTAAAACCGGTGCTACTCCGGAACTACAGGGCTTGGCAACAACTCAGATTCGATCAAAAGCTGCAGGAACAGTACTTGAGGTTCCCGTGAAAGTAGGAAGTCAGGTAATTGAAGCCAATTCTTTTAATGCCGGAACGACCATCTGTTCTATTGCCAATTTAAATTCCTTAATTTTTCAAGGTGAAATTGATGAAGCGCAGGCTGGAAAGTTAAAACAAGGAATGGATATGAATATCGTAATTGGTGCTTTGCAAAATAAAACTTTCCCGGGAAGACTTACGATGATTGCACCAAAAGGGAAAGATACCAACGGAACCATTAAATTTCCTGTAGAAGCAGATGTCAATAATCCGAATAATGAATATATAAGAGCAGGATTTTCGGCAAACGGTGAAATTGTTTTAAGTTCACAGAAAAATGCCCTTCTGATCGACGAATCTTTGGTACAGTACGAAAAAAGCAACGGGAAAGACAAATCTTTTGTTGAAGTGAAGCAACCTGACGGAAAATTTAAAAAAGTATTTGTAAAACTAGGTGCAAGTGATGGAATAAAGGTGCAGATATTGTCCGGGATAAACAAAAATGCTGAGATCAAAGTCTGGAATCCATCAGACAAAGACAAAGAAGAGCTGAAAGAAAAATCTAAAAAATAATTTTCTTTTCACATAAAACAAAAAAGTCCCGAATTGCCGGGACTTTTTATATTTAAAACGAAGCTTTAATTAACTCAAAAACTTAATTTCCTTATCTTTAAATTTATTTTTTACTACCAGCTTGTTCATGGTTGACAGCATTTCCCTACGAAGTCTGGCCAGTCTTCTAACATTTTTATCTTCACTGTAATCAAAAATATTATCTTTGAAACTGAAGGTATCACCATCTTTAAAATCAATATTGTTTCTCTGTAATTCTCCCTGCAGCATAAGATTGGTCATGCTTGTAAGGATTAAATATTCAGATTCACCAAGAGATTTCAAAGATTTGAGCAGTTGTTTCTTGTATTTTTTCTTTCCCATAATTTCAAACGATTTTTTTTCTTTTAAAAGATAATGCAAATATATCTTTTTCACTAAAATTTCACCAATCTAAAGTTATAATCTTAAATTAAAATTTCTTTATTAGAATTTATTATCGTAATATTGCGATGTTAAAATACAATATGGGACTTACAAAAACCGAAATTTTTACCGACAAGCAAAACAGATTGGCAATAGTTTTCAAAGTTTTGGGACATCCTGCAAGAATCGCAATTCTGCAGCATATCATTAATCAAAAAGCATGCATCTGTAATGATCTTGTGGAAGAACTGGGTTTGGCACAGGCAACAATTTCCCAGCATTTAAAAGAACTGAAAAATATTGGAATCATCAAAGGTTCAATCGAAGGAAAATCAGTTTGCTACTGTATTGATGATAAAGTTTGGGGTACAATTCAGGATGAATTGATTTTGTTTTTTACTCATAATGCACCATCAAACTCCTGTTGCTAGAAGTTTTTTTTAATCACATCATCGTTATATAGCAATATTACAATTAATTAAAGACAATAAAATTCATACAATATGAAATTATCAGCCATCAAAGACATTCTGCCGACATTAGAAAATGTAGAATTTCAATTAGAAAATGGAATAATGGTTCCGGAGCATTTTCACGTGACAGAAGTAGGACAGATCACAAAAAACTTCATCGATTGTGGCGGTGTGATTCGCTTAGAAAAAGTGGTCAGCTTCCAATTATGGAATGCAGACGATTTTCAGCATCGTCTTAAACCGCAGAAGTTATTAAACATTATCCAACTTTCAGAAGAAAAATTAGAGATCGAAGATTCTGAAATTGAAGTAGAATATCAAAGCAGTACAATCGGAAAATACGATTTAGAGTTTAACGGAAAAAACTTTGTTTTAATTAACAAAACTACGGCTTGTCTGGCTCAAGATGCCTGCGGAATTCCACAGGAGAAACAAAAATTAAATCTCAGCAATATCAGGAGTCAGAATGCTGAATGTACCCCAAATTCAGGATGTTGCTCATGAAATCAGAAAAATTTCTTAAATATAAAAAACAGATCATCATCATATCTTCGGTAATTGTTCTTCAGCTTATTTTTGGTTTTGATCCTAAATTCTGCATCATTAATGTCATTTGGTTATTTGTTTAAGATGAAAAAGAAAATATTGGTACTTTGTACAGGAAACAGCTGTCGTAGCCAGATTGCTCATGGTTTTCTTAAAACTTTCGCAGAAAGCAAAGCAGAAGTCTACAGTGCCGGAATCGAGACTCACGGGGTCAATCCCAAAGCAATTGCAACAATGAAGGAAGCGGGAATTGATATTTCTGATCATACTTCAAATGCGATTGATGAATATAAAAATATAGATTTCGATTTTGTAATCACAGTATGTGATAATGCTAAAGAAAGCTGTCCGTATTTTCCTACCACTGCAAAAATGTTTCATTATAATTTTTCTGATCCTGCTAAAGCTTCAGGAACAACAGATGAAATAAAGGAACAATTCAGCATAGTAAGGGAAGAAATCAAAAAGTATTGTAAAGAATTTATTGATCAGAATTTATGATCAAAAGATTTAAACTAAAATACTTTCGAAATAAAAATCCTCAGAATGAATACGGTAATCTGTATGAAATTCCGTATTTTTGGGATTCAAAATTTAAAAATTTAAAAATAAATGGACATTATTTTTGACCTTATCGAAAAAGAGAGAGAAAGACAATCCCACGGATTAGAGCTTATTGCTTCAGAAAACTTTGTTTCTGAAAATGTAATGAAAGCGATGGGAAGTGTGCTGACCAACAAATATGCAGAAGGGTATCCGGGAAAGAGATATTATGGAGGTTGTGAAGTTGTAGATGAGGTTGAAACGTTGGCGATTGACAGAGCAAAGCAGCTTTTCGGAGTTGATTATGTAAATGTTCAGCCGCATTCCGGTTCTCAGGCAAATGCTGCAATTTATCTAGCAGTTTTGAAGCCGGGAGATAAAATCATGGGGATGGATCTTTCTATGGGAGGCCACCTTACCCACGGTTCTGCGGTGAATTTTTCAGGAATTCAGTACGATGTAGTTTCTTATGGCGTTCAGCAGGAAACAGGTCTGATCGATTATGACCAAATGAGGGAAGTGGCATTACGAGAAAAACCAAAAATGTTAATTGCAGGTTTCTCAGCGTATTCAAGAGATTTGGATTATGCAAAATTCAGAGAGGTTGCAGACGAAATAGGAGCAACACTTTGGGCAGATATTGCACACCCTGCAGGATTGGTTGCAAAAGGTTTATTACATAATCCATTCGAGCATTGCCATGTTGTAACAACAACTACTCATAAGACGCTAAGAGGTCCAAGAGGCGGAATGATCATGATGGGTAAAGATTTTGAAAACACATACGGTCACAAAACTCCGAAAGGAGAAATCAAACAGATGAGCCAGGTTCTAGACAGTGCTGTTTTCCCGGGAATCCAGGGTGGCCCTTTGGAGCATGTGATTGCTGGTAAAGCGGTTGCATTTGCTGAAGCGATTGATGACCAGTTCCTGACATATGCAAAACAGGTACAGGCCAATGCTCAAGCGTTATCAAAAGCAATGGTAGGGCTAGGTTTTGATATTGTAAGTGGCGGAACAGATAATCATCTGATGTTGGTAGACCTTAGAAATAAAGGCGTAAACGGAAAAGAAACCGAGAAAGCTTTGGTAAAAGCAGATATCACTTGCAATAAAAATATGGTTCCGTTTGATGATAAGTCTCCGTTCACCACTTCCGGGATCAGACTGGGAACTGCGGCGATTACAACAAGAGGTCTGAAAGAAAACGATATGAATACGATTGCGGAATTAATTTCCGAAGTGGTAGACAATATTAAAAACGAAGAAACAATCTCTGAAGTCAGAAAAAAGGTAAACGAATTAATGGAAGGAAAAGCCTTGTTCAATTATTAATATTTACCATACATATTAAAAGGCGCAAATTTTTTGCGCCTTTTTTGATTTAAGATTTTAAGAAACTGAAATGGAAAACGAAAAGAAACTTTTCACTTTTACCGAAATTAAACAAAAATTGGTCAATTACTGCGTATATCAGGATCGCTGTCATGCCGAGGTGGAGCAGAAGATGCGGGAATTTGTATTGATTCCTGAAGCGAAAGAGGAAATTCTTTTATATTTAATGAAAGAAAATTATCTGAATGAAGAAAGATTCACCAGAAGCTATATTCGCGGAAAATTTAATATTAAACATTGGGGAAAAACAAAAATTAAGATTCATTTAAAGCAAAAAGGCATCACGGAAAAGTTAATAACTAAGTGTTTTGACGAAATTGATGATGAGGATTACCTAAACATAATTAAAAAAATATACGAAAATTACTCCTCAAAATTAAATGGATTATCATTATATCAGAAAAAATCAAAGACCATTAAATATCTCCTAAGCCGTGGTTTTGAGTACGATATGATCCTGCAAGTAACTGATAATTAACATATATGTAATTTTAAGTTTGTTATTTTCTTTTCTAAATGACTAGTTTTGTCTGACGAAAAAAAAATAATTATATGAATTTAAAACTACAAAAATTATCGAAGATGTCTGCGGCATTTTTGATGACTTTATTCTCAGTCTGGAGTTGGGGACAAACTGCTTATTTAATGTCTTCAGGGGATAAAACGTGGGACTTGTCTGGAACTTGGACAGTAAGTGGAAATACTTATACCGGAACAGACGCAAATAACTGGCAAAGTGTTGGAATTAGTGGTACTGGTAACGAGGTGACATCAGGAACAAGAACTACAAAATCGTCTGCGACAATCACTACGACAACATCTGGAGGTCTTCAGAAACCTTCAGGTACAATACAGTTCCTCTCTACTGGGTCAAGTGCCACTCCAGAAGCTGTGGCAATAGATTTATTATTAAATTTTACAGGTAGAAAAGCAGAGACTTTAAGTTTCGATTGGGCAGCAATAGATAATAGTAATGGAACACGTCCTACTTCCCTTAGAGTTTTTTGGAGTACTAATGGTACTACATTTACTGAATTATCTGCGGCTCAGTTATTAGATAAGGTAAGTAACAACACAGGTTCTATAACATCTATTGCACTTCCACCGGAATTTAATAATACTTCTACGGCTAGAATACGTTTTTATAACCATGCAGGTACTACTGCTACGGGTTCAGGAAATAGAGATAAATTTCAAATTGATAATATTTCTGTTACAAGTTCCATTTTACCTCCAACATGGGATGGATCTCAATGGGTAGGCGGAACACCAACGGCAAGCACAGATGCTGTAATTGCCGGTAACTACAATGGAGCAGGATTTACAGCTCAATCTGTTACGGTAAATTCTACTTTCACTTTAACCATTAATTCCGGGCAAACCGTTACTACCGGTAATCTTACCAACAACGGTGCGGTTATCGTAAATGACGGTGGAAATTTAATCCAGACTGCAACAGGAACTTATTCGGGTGCAGGAACTTTCACAGTGAACAAAAGCGGAGCAAGTGCGCCAAGTAAATATGCATTCTGGTCTTCTCCTGTGGCATCTCAGAATTTAACATCGATTTATGGTGTAGGAAATACGCCTTCATTTATAACAGAATACGACACAACCACAGATTATTTTGTGAATGCTGCTTCTACAACATCAGTTGTTGGTAAAGGATACTCTATCAAAACTCCTGCGGTTGCTAATGTATCATTTGCAGGAACACCAAACAATGGTACACAGACTTATACTTTAGCTACAACAGGGAGCGGACATAATTTGGTTGGGAATCCTTATCCTTCTAATTTAAATCTGGATGCTTTCTATACTGCAAATACAGGAAGAATTACAAATACATTCTATTTCTGGGATAATACAAGCAATTCTGTTACTACTCAGGGCGGAACTACTTCTGTAAATATCGGCTATGCAACCTATAATGCTTTAACTCAGGCATGGGCTCCTGCACCAAATGTTGTCCCTGTTCCTACAGGAAACGTTGCGAACATAGGACAAGGATTCTTTGTTCAGACAGTGACTACACCTACAGACACTTCTTTAGGCTTTAACAATGATATGAGAGTGGCAACTACAGGAACATTCTTTAATAAAAACAATTCATCTACAGAGGGTAAGTTTTGGTTGAGAATCAATTCTTCATACAATACAAACAATACATTTGTTGTTGCTTACTTATCTCCGGCTTCTGATGCCTATGATAATTATGACTCCAAAGCAATTGCAACAGGATCTGATGCGTTCTATACCATGGCAGATGCGCAGAAATTACTGATCCAGGGTAAATCAGCTTTTGATACGGATGATGTAGTACCTGTGGGAGCTAAGCATTTTCAGACTGGTAATTTTGTAATTTCTTTAGTTCAGAAAGAAGGGGTTTTTAATAATGGACAGGCTGTTTATCTTCACGATAAGGTTGCCGGAACTTATACCAATCTTCAAAATGGAACGTATAGCTTTAGTGCAAATTCCGGTGAGATTACCAACAGATTCGAGATCGTTTATAAATTAGATGTTCTAGCAACATCAGAGGTTGAAAAAAATGCTTTTGAGGTATACAAAGATGGTGAAGATTTTGTGGTAAGAAATGATAAGAATATAGAAACAGTAATGGTATTTGATGCTGCAGGGAGAAAAATTACACAGATCAATGCCGCCAATTCAAAACTGGTACGTGTAAAACTGGATGCTAAAGGAATGTATATTTTGAAGGCAGTTTCTCAAGGTAAAGAATATTCTAAAAAATTAATTAAATAATCAAATGATGAAAAGAATAATAATAATTTGTACCATTATCATTTCAGGTTTTGCTAGTGCGCAGCAGCAAACCTCTGATAATAATTCATATGTATATGAGACAGAAGAGTTGCCTGAAGGAGATGTTTTTCCTGGTAATCCTGCAGATCCGGCTCCGGTTGATCAGTATATCCCAGTTCTCTTTCTTGTAGCTGCAGCAATGATATTTACTTATGCACAAAAGAAAAAGATTGCCAAATAATAAATCTTATATCTCTATAATCCCTCTGAATAATTAATTTCGAGGGATTTTTATTAATTATTCACCAGCATTTATATAATAACAGTGAAATAAATAAGAATGTATTGTTAATGTTTTATTGGTAAGAATATTCTATAAATTACAAATTATGATTATAAATTTATACCTTTGTATTTAATTTTGATTTATGATAGTTAATTTTTCATCTCATACATTACAAGAATGTTAAAATTGATGAAGAAACTCTTTCAGAGCCATTATATGTAATAAGTCATTTTTTAATCAGAATAATATGATTATATTTGCCAAAATAATAAAACACCAAAATGTTGAAAAAGCTTAACGACGCTTTTACTGCTTTGTACAATGGGGATAATATTGTGAAACTCACAGAGCTAAGGTATATGCCTAGGTGGACGGTCATACTTATTGATCTCTTTATTGTTTTAGTATCTATATTCCTCTCATACTTTTTTTTAGATAGGCTTCACGTTAAAATCAACTTTCCAAATTATATATTTGAGCAAAGACTTTTGCTGATTTTTGTAAATATAACATTTATGTTTGTCTTTAAAACCTATGCAGGTATTATCAGACATTCCACTTTTTTTGATTTTTTCAAAATAATATTATCTTCCGGTAGTACATTAATAACTATTTTATTTCTAAATTATTGTACAGAATTCTGGATGGGCGAATCTTTGTATCTGTATCCTAATCTTTTTTTATATTTTTTGATCTCTGTATCGATGATGTTCTTTTTCAGAATGATCACCAAACAGTTTTTTAATATTTTAATTGATTTTAAAGGCTCATCATCTAAAATTAGAATTGCAGTAGTTGGGGTAGGAGATGCATCAGTATCTTTAGCAAGAGCTATTTTACATAATCCTAATTATCCTTACCGTTTGGAGGGTTTTCTTACTAAAAGATCAGATTCTCATAAGGCTGTATTATTGGGACAAAAAATATATAACAGCGACCGTTTTTTCAGGAATAGAGATTTAATAAAACAATTTGATGCCGTTTTAATTATCAAAGAGATCATGACCAAACATGAGCTTGAAGAATGGATGACCTTGGCGCTAGATCATGGCTTAAAAGTCTTGAAGGCACCTACAGTAAGCAAAATGAGAGATTCAGATTTAGTAGGCGGTATCCGTCAGCTTCAGATTGAAGATTTACTAAACCGAAGACCCATTAAAATTGAAAATGGAGATGTCATCAAAAGACATGCTGAAAAGAATGTGTTGGTGACAGGTGGAGCGGGATCTATTGGCAGCGAAATTGTAAGACAGGTTGCGCAGTTCAGACCTTCTTTAATTGTAGTTCTGGATCAGGCAGAATCTCCGTTATACGAATTAGAATTAGAATTATTAGAAAAATTCCCGAGTCAGAATTTTAAATTTGTCCTGGCAGATATTTCCAATAGTTACCGTCTGGAAACATTGTTTGAAACCTACCAGTTTTCAATGGTTTACCATGCAGCAGCATATAAACATGTTCCTCTGATTGAAGAAAACCCGCACGAAGCGATCTTCGTTAATGTATTAGGAACAAAAAATGTGGCTTTGCTTTCAAAAAAATACAAAGTCAACCGTTTTGTAATGGTTTCTACCGATAAGGCAGTTAATCCCACCAATGTAATGGGGGCATCCAAAAGAACGGCAGAATTATTTGTGCAGTCTTTACAAAACTCAGAAGGTAATTCTACAAAATTCATCACTACCCGTTTTGGTAATGTATTGGGTTCAAATGGTTCTGTGATCCCACACTTTAAAAAGCAGATCGAAAAAGGGGGTCCTGTGACAATCACCCATCCCGATATTATCAGATATTTCATGACTATTCCTGAAGCTTGCGAATTGGTTTTACAAGCAGGAACTATGGGAAATGGAGGAGAAATTTACGTATTCGATATGGGTGAGCCGGTTAAGATACTAGATTTAGCCAAAAGAATGATAAAGCTATCGGGTTTCACCCCGGATGAAGAGATAAAAATTAAATTCATCGGGCTCAGACCGGGTGAGAAATTGTTTGAAGAGCTGTTAAGCAATGATGCTACCACAATTCCTACTCATCACGAAAAAATCATGATTTCTAAAGATCCAACTGTCAGATTTGATGATATTGAAATTTTATTCAAACAAATTATTAAATCTGCTGTAAAAAGAGATAAAGTACAGGTAGTGACTTTATTGAAAAAAATTGTCCCGGAGTTTATCAGTAACAATTCTGAATACGAAATTCTCGATCAAAAAAAATTAGAGAATACAGAAGATCTTGCTTTTGAGAACATAGAATAATGTGGATTCTTCTGATGAACGGATCTAAACAAAACCAACATAAAAAAACATATTTTGTTTAAAGAATAATAACCCTACTTTTGTGAAAAATATATTTAGAATGAATATTAAAAAATATTGCATATACGGAGCTTTAAGTTTAACAGTATTTTCTTGTACACCAAGGCAGGAAATTAATTATATGAAAGATATCGAGAGTATTGCTCTTGATAATTCGATTAAAAACAGCAGAAGTAATTTACAGCCGGGTGACCAACTGATCATCATGGTTTCAGCTAAAGATCTTGATGTAGTAAAGCCATTTAATCAAAATTATTCGTCAACATCTACAGTAACACAGTACTCCACACCAAATGGTAATTCCCAGCTTCAGCC includes the following:
- a CDS encoding efflux RND transporter periplasmic adaptor subunit, with product MKKKFTWKKAIYIVLGLLFALALFSGISYLVTSNSKESEAFLTRKPTVQNMDDKVMATGKIIPKEEIEIKPNIAGIIDKILVDEGDRVEAGQLIATVKIIPNIAEVNNAQQEVLNSQLQISNARMNVDNMQKQFAMQQKLYTQGVISKQEYLNSQQQLFSTQQGLKNANQQLQTAQKRLQIVKTGATPELQGLATTQIRSKAAGTVLEVPVKVGSQVIEANSFNAGTTICSIANLNSLIFQGEIDEAQAGKLKQGMDMNIVIGALQNKTFPGRLTMIAPKGKDTNGTIKFPVEADVNNPNNEYIRAGFSANGEIVLSSQKNALLIDESLVQYEKSNGKDKSFVEVKQPDGKFKKVFVKLGASDGIKVQILSGINKNAEIKVWNPSDKDKEELKEKSKK
- a CDS encoding ArsR/SmtB family transcription factor, which codes for MGLTKTEIFTDKQNRLAIVFKVLGHPARIAILQHIINQKACICNDLVEELGLAQATISQHLKELKNIGIIKGSIEGKSVCYCIDDKVWGTIQDELILFFTHNAPSNSCC
- a CDS encoding DUF6428 family protein, producing MKLSAIKDILPTLENVEFQLENGIMVPEHFHVTEVGQITKNFIDCGGVIRLEKVVSFQLWNADDFQHRLKPQKLLNIIQLSEEKLEIEDSEIEVEYQSSTIGKYDLEFNGKNFVLINKTTACLAQDACGIPQEKQKLNLSNIRSQNAECTPNSGCCS
- a CDS encoding arsenate reductase ArsC, producing the protein MKKKILVLCTGNSCRSQIAHGFLKTFAESKAEVYSAGIETHGVNPKAIATMKEAGIDISDHTSNAIDEYKNIDFDFVITVCDNAKESCPYFPTTAKMFHYNFSDPAKASGTTDEIKEQFSIVREEIKKYCKEFIDQNL
- the glyA gene encoding serine hydroxymethyltransferase, with translation MDIIFDLIEKERERQSHGLELIASENFVSENVMKAMGSVLTNKYAEGYPGKRYYGGCEVVDEVETLAIDRAKQLFGVDYVNVQPHSGSQANAAIYLAVLKPGDKIMGMDLSMGGHLTHGSAVNFSGIQYDVVSYGVQQETGLIDYDQMREVALREKPKMLIAGFSAYSRDLDYAKFREVADEIGATLWADIAHPAGLVAKGLLHNPFEHCHVVTTTTHKTLRGPRGGMIMMGKDFENTYGHKTPKGEIKQMSQVLDSAVFPGIQGGPLEHVIAGKAVAFAEAIDDQFLTYAKQVQANAQALSKAMVGLGFDIVSGGTDNHLMLVDLRNKGVNGKETEKALVKADITCNKNMVPFDDKSPFTTSGIRLGTAAITTRGLKENDMNTIAELISEVVDNIKNEETISEVRKKVNELMEGKALFNY
- a CDS encoding regulatory protein RecX, yielding MENEKKLFTFTEIKQKLVNYCVYQDRCHAEVEQKMREFVLIPEAKEEILLYLMKENYLNEERFTRSYIRGKFNIKHWGKTKIKIHLKQKGITEKLITKCFDEIDDEDYLNIIKKIYENYSSKLNGLSLYQKKSKTIKYLLSRGFEYDMILQVTDN
- a CDS encoding T9SS type A sorting domain-containing protein gives rise to the protein MNLKLQKLSKMSAAFLMTLFSVWSWGQTAYLMSSGDKTWDLSGTWTVSGNTYTGTDANNWQSVGISGTGNEVTSGTRTTKSSATITTTTSGGLQKPSGTIQFLSTGSSATPEAVAIDLLLNFTGRKAETLSFDWAAIDNSNGTRPTSLRVFWSTNGTTFTELSAAQLLDKVSNNTGSITSIALPPEFNNTSTARIRFYNHAGTTATGSGNRDKFQIDNISVTSSILPPTWDGSQWVGGTPTASTDAVIAGNYNGAGFTAQSVTVNSTFTLTINSGQTVTTGNLTNNGAVIVNDGGNLIQTATGTYSGAGTFTVNKSGASAPSKYAFWSSPVASQNLTSIYGVGNTPSFITEYDTTTDYFVNAASTTSVVGKGYSIKTPAVANVSFAGTPNNGTQTYTLATTGSGHNLVGNPYPSNLNLDAFYTANTGRITNTFYFWDNTSNSVTTQGGTTSVNIGYATYNALTQAWAPAPNVVPVPTGNVANIGQGFFVQTVTTPTDTSLGFNNDMRVATTGTFFNKNNSSTEGKFWLRINSSYNTNNTFVVAYLSPASDAYDNYDSKAIATGSDAFYTMADAQKLLIQGKSAFDTDDVVPVGAKHFQTGNFVISLVQKEGVFNNGQAVYLHDKVAGTYTNLQNGTYSFSANSGEITNRFEIVYKLDVLATSEVEKNAFEVYKDGEDFVVRNDKNIETVMVFDAAGRKITQINAANSKLVRVKLDAKGMYILKAVSQGKEYSKKLIK
- a CDS encoding polysaccharide biosynthesis protein: MLKKLNDAFTALYNGDNIVKLTELRYMPRWTVILIDLFIVLVSIFLSYFFLDRLHVKINFPNYIFEQRLLLIFVNITFMFVFKTYAGIIRHSTFFDFFKIILSSGSTLITILFLNYCTEFWMGESLYLYPNLFLYFLISVSMMFFFRMITKQFFNILIDFKGSSSKIRIAVVGVGDASVSLARAILHNPNYPYRLEGFLTKRSDSHKAVLLGQKIYNSDRFFRNRDLIKQFDAVLIIKEIMTKHELEEWMTLALDHGLKVLKAPTVSKMRDSDLVGGIRQLQIEDLLNRRPIKIENGDVIKRHAEKNVLVTGGAGSIGSEIVRQVAQFRPSLIVVLDQAESPLYELELELLEKFPSQNFKFVLADISNSYRLETLFETYQFSMVYHAAAYKHVPLIEENPHEAIFVNVLGTKNVALLSKKYKVNRFVMVSTDKAVNPTNVMGASKRTAELFVQSLQNSEGNSTKFITTRFGNVLGSNGSVIPHFKKQIEKGGPVTITHPDIIRYFMTIPEACELVLQAGTMGNGGEIYVFDMGEPVKILDLAKRMIKLSGFTPDEEIKIKFIGLRPGEKLFEELLSNDATTIPTHHEKIMISKDPTVRFDDIEILFKQIIKSAVKRDKVQVVTLLKKIVPEFISNNSEYEILDQKKLENTEDLAFENIE